GGCACCACTACCAGCAGGTGTTTGCCTTGATACGTGCGGCAAAATGCGACGACGTGATCGGCGTGTTTGCCTTCCACTTCCAGCGCGGTGTAACTGCCGCGTTGGAAGAGTTCGGTATGGGCCTTGCGCACGGCCAACACCTGGGCAATCAGCGCCTGTTTGATACGCCCGTCGCGCCAGTGGGACAACAGTTCGCCGACGTCCGGTGGGTTGTTCAGCGCGTGTTGCCGTGCATTGAAATCCACCGGGCGGCGGTTGTCCGGGTCTACCAGGCTGAAGTCCCAGAACTCATCGCCCTGGTACAAATCCGGTACACCCGGCACGGTGATGCGAAGCAAGGATTGCGCCAGGCCGTTCAGTGCGCCCGCCGTGGCGATGGCTTGGGCGGCGCTGCCGATGGCGTTGCGTAACGTCGCGCCGGCATCGCTGAGCAGCAGGCGTGACAGGAAGGCTTCGACTGCCTGTTCATAGGCGTCGTTGGGCGCGCTCCAACTGCTTTGCAACTTGGCCTCGCGCAGGGCTTTTTGCTGCCATTGCCACAGGCGTTGCTGGTAAGACTGCAGGTCCGGGTTGGTTTCCAGCGGCCAACTGCCGAGCAGCACCTGGTAAAGGATCAGCTCATCGCCCGCCGACGGGCTGTGTGCATCGTCGCGCAGCGGTGCGGCGAGGCGGCGCCAATGCTCGACCTGTTCGACGTACCACGGCGCACATTCACTCAGTACCGCCAGGCGCGCCCGTGTGTCTTCGCCGCGCTTGTGGTCGTGGGTGGCGGTGGCCAGCAGGTTGTCGGGGAAAGCCTGCAAACGCTGCTGGTTGGCTGCGTGAAAGTCCGCCAGCGGTGCACTGAACTGTTCAGTGCTAAAGCCCACATCGTTACGCGACAGCAGCACCGCCGAGCGATAGAACGCGGTGTCTTCCACGGCCTTGGCAGCCGCCGGCGATGTAAGCTGCTGGAAGCGTACGCAGGCATGCTTGAGCATCTTGCGTTCACGCCCGACCCGGCGGTTGCGCCAAGGCTGGCCGCCCAGCCATTTTTCCAGGTGGTCGAGTACCGGCCAGTCGCCTTCGCCCAAGGTGCTGCGCGCACCGGCCAAGGCTTGCAGGAAAAACACATCGTCATTGGCGCTGCGCCCACGCGCACTGATGTAGGTGCGGTACACCGGGAAATGCACGATCAGTTCCTGCAAGGCGCGGCGGATCGCGCCCAGGGTCAGGTCGCGGGTCATCACGTCGTCGCGGGCCACTTGCAGCAGGGCCTGGGCCACGCTCTCGAAGTCACCGGCCAGCGAGCCATTGAGGATCTGCTGGCGAGCCAGCCAGGCTTCTTCGATAAAGGCCGCGGGCCGTTCGCTGTGGCGCGTCCACAGCTCAGCCAGCGGTGCAAAGCCTGCTGGGTCGTGCTGCAACAGCGACAGCTGGTTCATGAATTCATAGCCGGTGGTGCCGTCTACCTGCCAGTCTTCGCGCAGGGTTTCGCCTTCACCGAGGATTTTTTCCACGAAGATCGGCAAATGCCGATTGGGCGAAAGGGCGTCCACGCGCCGGCGCAACTTGCGGCAATACCCGCGCGGGTCGGCCAGCCCGTCGATATGGTCGATGCGCAGGCCGTCCACCAGACCTTGGCTGATCAGCTCGAAAATCTTGCCGTGGGTGGCTTCGAACACGGCGCTGCGTTCTACGCGCAGGCCGCCCAGTTCATTCACGTCGAAGAAGCGCCGCCAGTTGATATCGTCCGCTGCGGTACGCCAGCTGGCCAGCCGATACACCTGCTGTTCCAGCAAGGCGTGCAAGTGCTGGAAGCCGTCTGGCTGGCGGCCATCAAACTCGGCCAGTCTGTGTTCGATGGCGTGCAGCACCGAAGCTTCGCTGGCGCGCTCGGCCAACGCGTGTTTAAGCCAGCCGGCTTCGGTGTAGGCGTCATCATCAACGGCGAGGGCGCTGAAACGCTCGGCCAGGGGCTTCAACACTTCTTCGCTGCCCAGGATCATGGCGTAGTCACGCGGGCAAATCGGAAAGCGATGCTCGTAATGCTCGACGTAAAAAGCGCCCTGCACGGCGTCGAACTTGAGCGCCAGGTTGCCGCTTTGCAGCGCGTCACCGTAGTCGCTGCCCAGAAACGGCATCAGCAACTGGCCCTTGAGCAGCGGGTCCGGCGAGTGCCACTGGATATCGAAAAACTCGCTGTAGGGGCTAAGGCGCCCCCATTCCAGCAGGTCCAGCCACCACGGGTTGTCGGCACCGCCGACGGCCATATGGTTGGAGACGATATCGAGGATCAGCCCCATCCCATGCTCACGCAGCGCCGTTACCAGCCTGTGCAAGGCGGGCTCGCCGCCAAGTTCGGGGTTGACGCGGGTCGGGTCAACCACGTCGTAGCCGTGCATGGAGCCGGCGCGCGCGGCCAGCAGCGGCGAGGCATACAGGTGGCTGATGCCGAGCTGGGCGAAGTAGGGCACCAGCGGGACGGCATCGTCCAGGGTAAAGCCTTTATGAAATTGCAGGCGCTGGGTCGCGCGCAGAGGTAATGCGTTCATCGGTCACGCTCATGGGCCTGGTTGCGCGCCACGGCCAGCAGCTCCAGGCGGCGGGCGGCACTGTCGTTGTCGAGCAGGCTGGCAGCTTCACCGGGCAGGCGACGGCGCCAATTGGGGTGGGTGTCGGTGGTGCCGGGCAGGTTGGCTTGTTCCTCGATGCCCAGCGCGTCTTCCAGCGGCAACAGTACCAACGGCGCGCGGGTGTGGCCCAGGTAGCGCACGCTGGCGTCGATCATGTGGTCGGTGTCGTTGCGGATTTCATCGACGAAGTTCTGCGGGTCCTGGCTCAAGGCCTGGCGCAGCGCCTGGCGTTCGCGCAGGCGGTGTTCGCTCCATTGCTCCACGGTGGGCGCATCGATCAGGCCCAGCTGGATATTCCACTCGATATCGCGGCTGTGCCACCAGCCGTTGAGGGTTGGCAAGTCATGGGTGCTGGTGGTGGCCAAGGCGTTGTCCGGCCAGTCGAGGATCGGCTTGAAGTGGCCCTCGTGGTTTTGTTCAAACAGCAGTACGCGCATGCCCAGGATCGAGCGGCCGCTGAGTTTTTCACGCAGGCCATCGGGCACGGTGCCCAGGTCTTCACCGAGCACGATGGCCTGGTGGCGGTGGGATTCCAGCGCCAGCAGGCGCAGCAGGTCATCCACCGGGTAATACAAATACGCGCCTTCGCGCGGCGTAGCGTCCATGGGGATGACCCACAGGCGTTGCAGGCCCATTACATGGTCGATGCGCAGGCCACCGGCGTGGGCGAAGTTGGCGCGCAGCATCTCGATAAAGGCGCGAAAGCCGTTGCGCTTGAGGCCTTCGGGGGAAAACGCCGAGATGCCCCAACCTTGACCGGCGCGGTTGAGAATGTCGGGTGGCGCACCGACGGTGAGGTTGGCGAGTAACTCATCCTGCCGGCTCCAGGCCTGGCTGCCGCCGCCGTCGGCGCCCACGGCCAGGTCAGCGATCAGGCCGATGCCCATGCCGCTGCCACGCGCGGCTTGCTGCGCGCGCTCCAGGCTGCGGGCGATCAACCATTGGCTGAAGGCGAAATAGCCAATTTCATCCGCATGCTCGGCGGCAAATTGCGCCAGCGCCGGGCTCTGTGGCGTGCGCCAGGCTTCAGGCCAGTGGCGCCAGTCGAGGTCTTCACCGGCGGCGGCGCGCACGGCCTGCACGGCTTCGAAGCGGCAGTGGTTTTCCAGGGCTTCGCCGCCGGCCTGGCGAAAGCTCAGGAAGTCGGCGTGTTGCGGGTGCTGGCCGTGGCGGAAATCTTCATACAAGGCGCGCAACAGGCGCTGCTTGGCGCGGGCGGCGGTGGGCCAGTCGATCAAGCTGAGTTGTTCCAGCTCGTGCAGCTCATCCGTGAGGTCCAGCGCGTCGATGGCGTTGCGCACTTCGCGCTCGCCGAGGATGCAGGCGGGCGAGGCATACAGGCTGTTGAGGAACAGACGGCTGGAGGGTGAATAGGGGCTGTAGCGTTCGGTGTCGGCGCTGAACATCGCGTGCATCGGGCTGATGGCCAGCGCGTCGGCGCCGCGTTCGGCGGCGCTGCGCACCAGGTGCTCCAATGCCAGGGTGTCACCAAAACCGCCGTCACCCAGGCGGCGCAGTGCATACAGTTGCGCGCTCAGGCCCCAGGCGCGGGCGGGTTGGCTGTCGACCGCTTCAGCGACGCTGTAGCAATGGGTAGGGGCCACGGCCAGGGTGAAGGTTTGGTCGTCGATATGCACTTGGTGATAGCCCAGCGCAATCACGCCGGGTAGTTCGGCATTACCATCCAGGCGCAGTTCGAGAGTTTCGCCCTGTTCCAGGCTGACGCGGCACGGTGTGTCCGGGGCGAAGTAACGCGCTAGGTCCAGAGCCGCGCCGGTGTCCACGGTCATCAGCGGTGGCAGGTGTTTGTCTTGTTGCACCTGTTCCATTT
The window above is part of the Pseudomonas sp. KBS0710 genome. Proteins encoded here:
- a CDS encoding malto-oligosyltrehalose synthase, coding for MNALPLRATQRLQFHKGFTLDDAVPLVPYFAQLGISHLYASPLLAARAGSMHGYDVVDPTRVNPELGGEPALHRLVTALREHGMGLILDIVSNHMAVGGADNPWWLDLLEWGRLSPYSEFFDIQWHSPDPLLKGQLLMPFLGSDYGDALQSGNLALKFDAVQGAFYVEHYEHRFPICPRDYAMILGSEEVLKPLAERFSALAVDDDAYTEAGWLKHALAERASEASVLHAIEHRLAEFDGRQPDGFQHLHALLEQQVYRLASWRTAADDINWRRFFDVNELGGLRVERSAVFEATHGKIFELISQGLVDGLRIDHIDGLADPRGYCRKLRRRVDALSPNRHLPIFVEKILGEGETLREDWQVDGTTGYEFMNQLSLLQHDPAGFAPLAELWTRHSERPAAFIEEAWLARQQILNGSLAGDFESVAQALLQVARDDVMTRDLTLGAIRRALQELIVHFPVYRTYISARGRSANDDVFFLQALAGARSTLGEGDWPVLDHLEKWLGGQPWRNRRVGRERKMLKHACVRFQQLTSPAAAKAVEDTAFYRSAVLLSRNDVGFSTEQFSAPLADFHAANQQRLQAFPDNLLATATHDHKRGEDTRARLAVLSECAPWYVEQVEHWRRLAAPLRDDAHSPSAGDELILYQVLLGSWPLETNPDLQSYQQRLWQWQQKALREAKLQSSWSAPNDAYEQAVEAFLSRLLLSDAGATLRNAIGSAAQAIATAGALNGLAQSLLRITVPGVPDLYQGDEFWDFSLVDPDNRRPVDFNARQHALNNPPDVGELLSHWRDGRIKQALIAQVLAVRKAHTELFQRGSYTALEVEGKHADHVVAFCRTYQGKHLLVVVPRWSHRLLEKGEQPHINAQVWGDTRVKLPFATTTQNWKGLFHTGAVTPNKELLISAALGDFPVNVFINSDDQES
- the malQ gene encoding 4-alpha-glucanotransferase gives rise to the protein MSEANLEILASRAGLAVDWIDANGRPQHVKPAALRAVLKGLGHPADTDAEIDASLLEMEQVQQDKHLPPLMTVDTGAALDLARYFAPDTPCRVSLEQGETLELRLDGNAELPGVIALGYHQVHIDDQTFTLAVAPTHCYSVAEAVDSQPARAWGLSAQLYALRRLGDGGFGDTLALEHLVRSAAERGADALAISPMHAMFSADTERYSPYSPSSRLFLNSLYASPACILGEREVRNAIDALDLTDELHELEQLSLIDWPTAARAKQRLLRALYEDFRHGQHPQHADFLSFRQAGGEALENHCRFEAVQAVRAAAGEDLDWRHWPEAWRTPQSPALAQFAAEHADEIGYFAFSQWLIARSLERAQQAARGSGMGIGLIADLAVGADGGGSQAWSRQDELLANLTVGAPPDILNRAGQGWGISAFSPEGLKRNGFRAFIEMLRANFAHAGGLRIDHVMGLQRLWVIPMDATPREGAYLYYPVDDLLRLLALESHRHQAIVLGEDLGTVPDGLREKLSGRSILGMRVLLFEQNHEGHFKPILDWPDNALATTSTHDLPTLNGWWHSRDIEWNIQLGLIDAPTVEQWSEHRLRERQALRQALSQDPQNFVDEIRNDTDHMIDASVRYLGHTRAPLVLLPLEDALGIEEQANLPGTTDTHPNWRRRLPGEAASLLDNDSAARRLELLAVARNQAHERDR